Sequence from the Drosophila innubila isolate TH190305 chromosome 3L unlocalized genomic scaffold, UK_Dinn_1.0 0_D_3L, whole genome shotgun sequence genome:
gcatatgcatatatacatactttcaTATACCTGTACCCTGTTGTACATTCAAGTTGTTAAAAGTTGTTGCATGATGTTGTTCAAGTGCTCAAGTCGTAGAGCTGTCAGACCGTAACATCTACAAGCTGTCAATTAGTTTATTCACTGTCGCTGATTAATTGCTGAATGGTCGATAACTTCATGTTAACttaactataataaaaaatgcatattaatCTATTTACGTTGCTCTTTATTCAATAAAGCTCAATTGCTTCTCAACTATTTTGTCGAgcgattaatattaataataaagtaataatGTTCATGAGAATGAATTAAGTTTTACGACTATTAAATCCAAAGGCTTTTCCTGTAAAATAGAAGGGAACTAAATGATTaggcaaaaaaattcaaaaaacaataaacttatAAGGATTGTAAAAGTTTTGTCACTTTTAAAAGAGATTAGGTTTCTTTTGGTAATCTTTAGTTCTCTAGCAtatgaaatcatttttaaagcattaatAACTTTATCTCATCTCAAACTGAAGTGTCAATTTGTGAAGTTTTCCACAAGTTTGTTACTTGCTCATTATAATGTACTTATTACGTTTCAACTCAAGTTGAGTGCAAATTATGTGTGTTGCCAAGAACCGAGGGACACTTTAATCTGGCTGTCTCCTGCTTTCCACGAAATATGTGTGTACCACATTCTCAGTAGTAGATAGTAGAGACAAGTATTTGAAATTGGGAGTTAGTTCCTTGGAAATTTGTTAATGCGCCTCCCAGCTTATCGCTCAGGGCATAAAACCACTAGCCCCATTTCCAACTTGCGCTTATCTCTCAACGCCACCCGCACAGTTCGGTGAGTGAGAGAAGGTAGAAGAGCAGACAACGGAGAGTGCAGGAGTACCTGTTATGGCGGAAATAAAACCTGAagtgtttaattaataaataacgtgctaataatgcatttaataaaaaacaataaactgacAGCCGACttgaaaagcgaaaattgcCTTCGAGAGCGGAAACTTgaggtcaaaaaaaaaaaaaaatgtgagcagaagaagaagaagaaatgaAAGAACTGTTGAGGAATTCACCCACACCCACTGATGTGGCTTTCTATCTGTTGGCCTTTTGAATGccaatgatgatgttgataataaataaattgaatgtgTGGGGTTAGTGGGGGTTGAACAGTGAGTGGTTGTATGGTTCTGTGCTTTGATGTCGGTTTTGTGCgctttcatattttattattagtcaTTTGGCTTATTTATAATGCGCTGTTAAAGTTTACGTTTTATTAATCTGTTTGGTgggcttttaatttataattgccGCTTATCTGATTGAAAAAAGCGAGACACTTGGATTCGAGTGTCGATTTATTGGCAGCGATTAGAAATGTGAACACATTCACACTTGAagatacaaaatacatatatgtatatacgtaTGCTAGGTAATTATATAAACATGgtaattaaaacataatattttaatctataaatataaattgattagAAAACTATAAAAGGTTTATTCTTTCAccttaaactaaaatattatctttgtacgatattaaaataataaatgctaTATCTCATAAATCTGTTTCTAAGTCAAACTGCCCCCATATAGAGAAGCAAAGTTCATTTATAGCTTTTATCACTTAGAGGGAAAAAAAACTCTCAAAaaattagtgtgtgtgtgtgtgtgtgcacaccTCTCACACTCGTACTCGTATATCAAACAATTCTAGCTGTGTGCTTCTCCATTAGCGATAAGATAATTAACACACAAAGcgcttattaaatttatatatgtactaaTAAAGCCAAATAATTAAGCGCAAGTTAATCGGTGTAAAATCAATGAACGAGTAttgtatatacatgtataatGTGCATAAAATCGTGCTTCAACAATAATATGAGTGCATAAATCTTTACCATTGTTTTGTGTTATTCGATTACAAGATTATAATATAGagagcgacagcaacaaaacaaaaccaaaaacaacaagaaattcaCATGCAAAACGCTCATTTACAATATTCAAAAGACACGCAGACAGACACAGTGCCAGACATAAATTCTCTGACACTCGGTTgccatacaaacaaacaatgccATAAACACTTGAAAAGAgactcaacaaaaacaagaagaacgagaacgagaacgagtACAAGAGCTAAGAAAGAGCAAGCGGTCTCTTTTTACATGCCCTTATTCTTCTATAACCTTCCCTTTTCtttcacttcacttcacttcCGTTTTGGGCAAACGGGGCGACATAAGTAACACGAAACAATTTCCAAATGAAGCGCGGATAAGCCGCAAAATCCTTAAAATACTCgataaaattacataaaactaATCGCAcaagcacacgcacacaaccaagcacacacacacacacacacactgtcagATAAGCAGTGAAgatagaaaaagagagagagagagagagaaatataaGAGAGGAGAGAAGGGAATTGGCTATatgactggctgactggctCTGCGATGAATGTGGATGGAACTGTGAGAGGCAGgccaacagacagacagaaagacatACGGACCGACGGACTGACGGACAGAGAGACAaagcgacagacagacatgcaGAGAATGATGAAGGTATCTACACCGACAATCTGTTTAACAACTTCATGAGCAGCAAATCCAACAAATCGTataaacgacaacaacgatgacgatgacgatggcaATGGAGACGAAACGACAGCGGCATCAACGACGACGGACGAAGCGAAGTTCGGCATCgagagacgacgacgacgagcaGCCCCAAATGTGATGCACACCAGGTTAAACAGAGCAAGGGGGGGAAGACAGCGACGAAGTCGTAGAGTCGTCGTGGGTCGTTTATTTGGTTTTCGGTTTGGCTTTTTGGAGCGCCGCAGCAGTCACTGAATAGATGCTCAATCGTTCGGTTGAATGAAGAGAAGTGTATGGgagtagttttatttttttctttttgttttgaggAGGGATCGCTATGTATGAATGGAGGGAATGTGGCATAATGTTCTTGTTGATGTTGAGTAATGGGCATAACAACTGTAAGCTGCCTGCACTCGAAAAATCAGTTGCTCcccacacacaccacacacacacacacacacacacactgatttCCATGTGGCCCcaaagaaaagagaaatttgttggttatttatttttgttagcaTGGGGTTAAACGCACGCCACAGCAAGTTGAGTGCTTCAAAGCTGTATAACTGCCACCTCTTTCACCTCCATCTCCTTCTGTTACTCGTCCTACGTTTGCTCTGCTTGCTTCATACGTTTTTTGACTTTTCGGACGTCTGCTTTGATTTGTTGTGAATATTTGGCTTTCACAACAAAcagaaatacatacatatatatgtacgagtatgtgtgtatgtgtgtgccgTTGACCGGCCTCGAGGCACTTTCAGGTGCCTACAAACATTTAATGGGGTTTCCGCACTtgacacatacactcacactcacacacagacacagatacactGGTCAGACATTCCAGTCTATTGAGCTCTTTATCTACTTACTCAGCAGTTGAGTCTATTACGAAGCTATTTTAAAAGGGAGGgtatagaaaatattatgaataaaattctGGGTTTAggatatttgtttatttttttggaaaacaaatttgtatctAACAAAAcgtcaaaattaattagagataaatatttgagagatttaaaacaatttcaattaataacaataaggTAGAAAGCATTTGACACTGAGATGCGTTGCTTaagaaatatgcaaacaatCACTGTAATAGATTGAATATGGAgtgattttcataaataaaatgattaatttttatgaagaaATATTGTAgttcaatattattatcaaattatCTACAAGTAAAACAGGAttgcaaatatgcaaaaatactcattaataaattgtatttgtatgaaATGACTTTGAAATAATTCTATGCAATTAGTAATTGAGGGTTGTAAAAGCTTAATTGCACTGCACTCCATAAATAACAAACTTAACGTTGACCTTTAGCAACAAAGTAAACAATAGTACACACATTAGAATCTGAATATAGTGATCTAATTTTGCAAGGACTTTTTCGAATagcaatattgatatttttgtgttttctttaatattttgcatgAAATTACTGTCAaacttttgtttgaaatttatagcTTTTCGACATTTAGTTGTTCATtgaatagattttaaattttactacatttgaatattaaattgtaatctgtatttgcatatttgtgcAGTTAAGTGCATTTAGTATTCGTCGGAAGCGGACGGAATGTGCTCTACATGATCCCTAACAGCCAATTGCTAACCTGACTTGACTCTGGGCTCTGTTCCAAGTAGATTATTAACATGCAGTTAATAACCACCCTAATGTACAGTTGTGTGAAGCGATGAGACGTCGCGACGTCAGAGGCATTTTAAGTTGTCTGCTGCTCTTATTAACGCCGCATTTCTCaatgtagctgctgctgctgacgttcgttgttgttgtaggctATTTGTCAGTCAATTAGTCAGCTTATTGGCAAGCGATGATTGCAGAGAGAAAAACAAGCTAAATACAAGCACAAACACAATCCCCAATGAATGCCAGAGCCACCCAACTAAcgaaccacacacacacacacacgcacacgcacagaGAAGACAGACCCCACAACCGCCAGCTTTTCCATTTCAAAATTACGCTCACACACAGATactacacaaacacactcgaGGGAACGTGTGTtcgtcgtcgacgtcgccgtcgccgtcgttgtcgtcgtcgtttaGCCGCGTGCGTACACACAATTTTCCGCTACTCATgatacaaattgtttattggATTTCCTCTTGCTTgctaagttttattttcatttacatttctcgttttgtttctttttatgtttatgggCTGTTTAGAAAACAATTTGCGGCACCATCAGGCCCTCCCTTGATCCCTGACTCCCCCTCAGTTACCCCCATTACAAAGTAGGAAACTCAACTGAGTTGTTTATCTGTCTCTCTTATCCTTCTTTATAtatctctttctcactctctatcTTTTATGTGCGTGTATTTTGTAAGTTGATAAAGCGCGTGTTGACATTAATCGAGGGAACGCGCCGTTTGAAATTGACAGCGTTATTGgccttaaattttgttaaccctGGTAAGAGCCAGTTCCAGACTCAACACACTCAACCACTGACCAACCATAGACTTTGTTTCATCCAGCCACatttggctgctgctgctgactcACAAGCGAGACCAAAAGCACTCGAAACTGGCCAACAGTCAGTCACGTACCCACGACGATGTAAAggccaataacaacaacaacagcaacaacaacaacaagaacaacaactgtaacAGCAACCAACGCCCCATCAtcgtttgctgctgctgctgctgctgttgctgccataATTTGTGGTCTTTTACTGTGAACTGTTGTTGCAGCCGCTGTGCTTGTtgcccattgttgttgttgtgtgccgCAACCTCAGCACAGGGCATTATGATACGGCtattaatacacacacacacactttcatACCGGGAGGAGGACTGTATCCCGTAGACGGCAGGGCCATCACTTTTTCGGTGGTGGCAAAAATTTTCGAGCCTTTCATTTTGCCTTTTTAGATTTTATGGCTTTTGTGCGTTACAACGGTGCTTTTTGTAgtacatttgttttataacagCCAccgcagaagcagcaacagaagcagcagcagcaacaacaacaacaacagcatttgGCCAAACCGCGAGGGGTCGTTGTAgacagcaagagagagagagagagagagagagagagagagaggaagagtgCACACAGCTTAGCACATTGCTCGCAGTTATTACACAATTTTCCCCAAAGCgccagcagaagcagcagccacTTGGGCCATTCGCGTGTGCCCTACGACCAGGAGAGAGAGGTCGGAGCTTACCTTCtgtttatatgaaatttttccACTCACGACTTCCCCCATAAAAAAAGTTGCTAACCAAGCCAGCCAAGGCAGCAGTTGAGTATGCCAGCCAACCAGCCAGCCAGTCAACCAACCGACCAACAAGGCAGCTAGTCCGCCAGTTGGccaaccaaacaagccaactAACTcggtgttgctgctgatgtcgCTGATAAGTGTTGAGCCCCAATGCAGCCGACCGTTGCACAGTGGACAAAAGTCAATTGGTTAATTACAGCTTAACAAAAGTCTTGTGTTTCTCAAGCACTGTAAAGTATGTTAAATGTACGGCAGCAGTTGGAGATGGGAATTATATGggggaaaaaaaaagtaaaaagacaagtgaaaagtattttaagcTCTGGGTAtgctttatattttgaaaataatatatttttaaatataaaaatattcactTGATATATTTGTCTTGtaatttgaatgtttttaaatttaagtcatttaaaattaatttttatttattatgacaattttaaaaaattaatcaactgTCCAGAAATATGATGTAggataacttttttttctgccTTTCTTTTGTTAGCATAGCATAGCTTGTTAACCACTGTGCAGCGCAAGCAGTCCGTACACTCGTGTCCGTAGTCCGTTTGTCCAATCGTCCGCCGGGACCCCCGACgcctcgtcgtcgtcgtcagtCATTTAGGCGGCGTGTCGTGCCTTATTGAGTGTAAATCTGTCGacaatattttccttttttatttttttttctcgcaTTTTGCGCCTGGGCAAAGCCGAGTCGAGCCGAGCCGAGTCGTAATGCTTTTTATTTGCCCTGGCAGCGCTGCCtgctgcatttaattaattgattttaattgccaTAATTTGTGTGCCGTTGCCACACAACCGCAACCGCCGGCATTCgattgagtgtgtgtgcgtgagtgcgtgtaaatgtgtgcttgtgtgtagTTGTCATTGTTGTATTGCCACTGATATTGATTCGTAGGcaaatttaatgataattCCCCTGCTGCCTGTCTGTCCCGCTGTCCTTCTGCCCCGCACCGCATCGTTACAGTTATTCGTCGAGTTACTTGAGCGGAAAATCTGTTTACAGCTGCACGCACACTTGAGAGGCAGCCGcagaagaaaagaaagaaaacaacacacaaactGAATTTTCcctgcctctctctcttcctctctctttctatcgcTATGTCTTTTTGCCTGGCAAGCGCATtataacatatgtatatattgtatggATGTTAGCGATTAAATGGCCGGGTGAAAACTCCAGTGCTTCATTTTCCTGCCCTCTTGTCGATCCCTTCGTCCTTTACACATTACAtgacattatatttttatggactatttattttttgcatgtTCATATCAACTTCAACGCTTTTATTGTAAtgtattatgattattatgtGTTTCTCTTGTGAGCttccattattatttttatttttttgttatcgaaTGTTGATCGACCTTTCACCCAACAATCGttgatgtgtgtgttttcttctttttgcagTTGAAATTTCATATCATAGCGGGCATAAAAAGGCTTAACACTGGACCGGAAGCGTGTTTTTAAAGGGTGATGGCGGCCTCCACTCAAGGAGAAATACGAGTGGGTCCCGGCCACCAGGTAAACGATGTCTATGTACGTACATAACTCTCACAATTCAGAAATTCAGCTCACGGTaaccaaatcaaaaaatgcaaaaaacgttttttcttttgtattgtaATCGTAATGTTGCAAATTCTAATTGTAATCCCAAACCCCACCTCACCCCTTCCTTTCCTCCTCCAGAGCCACATTTACTTCACCTCAattgagtaaataaaagtgcTCTAAATGTATTATAAGTTGCCCTTGAGTTGAGACCTACTTTTTACAGTTGTCTGTACCTCAGCTAAATAGCAATTTctcaaatatgaaaaatacaattatgtaataataatttaattttatttgttaccttaaattcttaaaataactcttatttacaacttttattgtaatgttaaattttttgactaAAATTAGAATATACCAAAATCATCAAAACAACACTGAATTTTGTgtatgaaaaatgcaaaaatactttaaattatttttggtgtattatcattttttttaataaaaacttacatttaaaaatttgtaattttgtatataGATCGGATATAAAGTTAATAGTACCCAAAATATCTTAATATCTTCTTTTTAAACGGGCAACTTTTTGTAACTTTGATTTGtagtttgttaattaaataactaacAACTGTAAATAATAGTATTGTACATAGTACTTATCGTATACAAAAATTGGCTTTCCATCATTTGTGTAACTAATGAGTAGAGTATACAGATCATTCCTGACTCTTCCCGAAGTCAACCCAATTTAATTCCTTAACTTAATCCGTTGCAATTCCTTGGCCAATTTGAAGGGCTTGAGGTCAATTCGTTTACATGACCAAAGCTCTCCACAAGCAGGCTATTATCCCGATCCCGCTCCAAGatagaaaacacacacacacatacatacatatgtacatgtacacCTAACATTAATATATTGTTCATACATTTCATGCATTAGTTCCTAAGTTGTGTGTATATCGTATGACACCAGACAAACTACACATACGTAACTCGTACAACATTTTGTATGGCTTgatgtttgtgtatgtgttgtaGAGTATGtcttgtgtctgtgtgtgtgatgtaactaatccaaaaaaaaaaaaaaaaagtgttgatgcgatgttgttgttgttttttttttttggcgtgtgtgttttttttatcaactaaTACCGCAACTTCTTCTGTCTTGTCTTGTCCTGTGACTGAAGGCAAAACTGCCCGATTATAATCCAATCTCAAGCTTCCCCGTTGACAAGGAAACCGATGAACGTGAACTAGAGGAAACAAGATGGAGTCCAGGCGTTGTGGCCGATGGCGACTTGTTAATGTTTCTGCGTGCGGCACGCTCCATGGCTGCATTTCAAGGAATGTGTGATGGCGGACTAGAAGACGGTTGTTTGGCTGCCAGTCGCGACGACACAACAATTAACGCACTCGACGTGGTAATTACTGATTACGAGGGTGGTCTGATAAGACATTGGCCTATTTCAGAAATTCGAgtcttaaattataataaaattaagacaTCACAGCTTGTACACTGCACAGAAAAGTCAGGAATTCAAAATGGAAAGACATTCTAATAGATCAACGAGTAATTTAAAGACATTTATTATGTTAAATGTTTTGAGCACCTCaactagttttattatttgagaTACGTAAAGAAGTTGAAGAAATGGaagattaaatgaaatgaataaaaaaagattattttcataaataaattaatttccatttaaaaaagttgtcTACTTCTAGACCAATGACTTATCAGCGCATCCTCATATGATCCCATATACTCTCTTTATTCTTTTCTAATATCTCCTCTTGTTCTCCTTCGATTTTATTTGTAGCTTCACGATTCTGGCTACGATCCAGGCAAAGCTCTACAAGCGCTCGTAAAGTGCCCCGTTTCGAAGGGCATTGATAAAAAGTGGACCGAGGACGAAACGAAAAAGTTCATCAAGGGTCTTCGCCAATTTGGCAAAAATTTCTTCAGGATCCATAAGGACCTGTTGCCGCACAAGGATACACCGGAGCTGGTCGAGTTCTACTACCTGTGGAAAAAGACGCCCGGCGCTAACAATAATCGTCCGCATCGTCGACGCAGACAGAGCGCGTTGCGTCGCAATCGTGTTACGCGCGCCAATAATACACCTCCCAAAAAGGAGGACACTCCGGAACCACAAGCTgcgacgacggcgacggcggcGGCGTCGGCTGCAGAGACGGCGAGTCGCTCATCGCCCGCTGTCTCCAAGGAGGAGAACAGTTCTCTAACCGAGGACGACGCCAGCGAGTGTGACAGTGATTCGAGTCTGACCAACAAAAGGGATGAATCACCCTCTAGGATGAGGACAAGAAACAAACAacagaataacaacaacaacagcagcagcgccaatGCAACCGGTGGCGGCGGAGGctccgctgctgctgcctccgTGAACGCCTCTGCCAACAGCTCCTCCAAGGATCAATCCTCGACATCAGCGGGCAATGCCAACAATTCGGTGGCCAATGGTAAGCGGCCCAAACGTGGCACCGAGACACCGGAAgtggctgcagctgctgccgcagcTGGAACTAGCGACAGTCCCAAGACGCCAACGAAGAGCGTGGCCGAGGGATCGAGTAATAAGCGCAAGGGCGGTAAACAAGATACGCCAAACAAGAAGAAGCgcacggagacggagacgaaCAGCAGCAGTGAGCagaccaacaacagcaacgaggACAACATCAAGGAGAAACAGCGCAAGCGTCCCGACAGTCCCGTCGAGAGCATGAACTCTGACAGTCGTCCCGACTCGGTCCTGGACGATGGTGAATCCAATACGACGGATACGGATGGACGCACCGCGGAGCAGCAGTCCAGCAAGGACAGCAAGGAGATCAACTGCAAGGAGGAGATAAACGCAGTGACGTTGTCGGGAGATTTGGACACCAAATCGGAGCTTAACGAAAAGTCAATCAAAACAGAAGCACCCTGCGCAGAAGACAGCAAAGACGCCATCAAGAACATGGATGAGGAGACCAACATTCAGGCACCGAGCAACATTCAACCGCTCAGCCTGAAGCCCACCCATGTGGATGGTCTGATGAAGGAGACCAGTTCATTGGAGGCGCCACCCGCAGTGGTGACCGTTGCGCCGCCAATTGCAATGAAAGTGCCCACAATTGCGACTGTGGAGGCGCTCAATGCATCTGTGGATCGTGATCGCAAGGAGGCCATTGAGAAGATGGACATATGTGAGAACGAGGTGGCAGCACGCGATCCCGAGCTGCTCAAGAAGCTGGTTAGCATCAAACAGGAGACGTTaccccaacagcaacagcagcagttgcaacaacagcagttgcaacagcaacaacaacaacagcagatgcaacagcaacaacaacagcagcaacaacaacaacagcaattgccaATTGTGCCACCTGTGTCCGCTGCCTCTGTGCCCCTGCAGGAGCCCGTTTACATCAAGAAGGAACCCATGGAGGACTCCATGGATGCCACATGCAATCAAAACAGCAACGAGCCCCAGGATCTCAAggttaaaattgaaatcaaaaatgaGGATCATAAGATCAATGCCAGTGGCTTGCCACCTACGAGTTCAGCGCCTCCTCCCAATTCCCAAATGGTTGGACTGCATCACAGCTCCGCTGATGGAATGGGCGCCGAGCCGTTGCATCTGCAGCATCTGCAACATGGTCCGCCAACGCAGCCGCCCGCTGGCTACCTAATTGAGGGACAACTGAAGTATGGTCCACCTGGTCAGGCTCCACCACAGCCGCCTCCACAGCTGCACAGCGATCCGGGCAGTGCTGGGCCGACTGCACCGCCTCAAAAGTATCCTGGCGATATGGAAATGAAGTACAACGAGGCCGCCGTCAAGTTCGAGGCCAGTGGCAAGTTTGCGCCACAGGAACTCAAGTATCCAGTGCCACCGCCGCTGGACGCACTCAAGTACAGCCAGGAGATGCaagcagcggcggcagcagcggcggccGTGGGCAAGTACGACATGAAGTACATGATCGAGCAGCAGGGCAAATATCCCGTTGAGCTGGCGCCACCTAAACCTGGCTACCAGGAGGCCCTCAAGATACCCGATGTTAAGCCGGGCTTTGCCCATCTGCCGCACAGCATTGGCTCGCCGTTGGATGGACCAGGGCCACCGCACAAATATGCGCCACCAGGTCAGCCTGGCCCGCCGCTGGATCAGCAGCCGCCGGGCGCGACGCCGCCGCCAACGATTGCCATGCCCAAGCCACATTATCAGCACGATGTGCAGACGCCGCCGCTGGGACGACCCTTTGAGCCTGCCGGCCTCATGCTCAAGTACGGTGATCCATTGGCTGCCAAATATGGGCCACCACAACCACAGGATCTCAAGTATCCAATGCCGCCCGTTTCCGCTGCTGGCGGcgagaatttaattaaagcctCGCCATACGGTCCTCCTCCGGAGAGTCCCATTGATGCGTCAGCGCGCTCGACGCCCGGCCAGGATAGCCAgggcagcaatagcaacagcaactcgCAGCCGCCATCTTCGCAGCCGCAGCAATTCCAGTCGCCACATCCCTCACCGCACATGCCTTCGCCAGCGGGCGGTGGCCTTCCCCCCGGCATGCATCCACAAAATCTCATCTCCCCCCATGGACACGGACCGCTACCAAACTCTGGTGCCGGCTCTGGTCCAGGTCCACAGCCGCCCACGTCGCTGCATCAGCCGGTGGGCAGCTCAGTGCCGGGTCAAGGGCCACCGAGCTTACAGCATGGATTGCCACCTGGTCCGGGAGGTCCACATATATCCATCGCCTCCTCGATGCCAGTTGCCGTCTCGTTGGGTGCGCCCACGTTGTCAACCATGGCGCCCTCGCATGTCATGCATCCGCATATGCATCCACACCAGCATCCGCATCTGCAATCGCTGCAGTCATTGCACCGACCGCATCCGGATCTGCCGCCATCAATGCACCCCCATGCCCCCATGCCGATGTCGCTGCAGGCGCCGGGTCCGCCGCCACCCCACAGCCACGGACATCCCTTGGCGCCATCGcacgcacagcagcagcagcctgGACCTGGTCCAGCGGGCACAGTGCGCACGCCGTCGCcggcacagcaacaacagccgccGCGCAGCCTCCACGAGCCGCCGACATCGCGGGAACCGCCGTCATCGCACACGTCGACGGCACCGTCGGGGGGCAACAGTGGAATCAACTCGGGGCCAGGACAGGGCCCAGGACCAATGCATCAGTCACCGCACACGCATCGCACATCGCCGCTACCCGGTCTGGCGCATCCATCTGGTCTCATTGGCCACCCGATGCCCATACATCCGCATCTGGCGCATCTGCCGCCAGGTCATCCGGCACACGCAGCGCTGGCGCATCCTGGCCATCATCTGCTGTCGCATTCGATAGCGGGTCTGAGTCATGGCGGTGGCCCCATTGCGCTATTGGCGGGTCCTGGAGGATTGGGTGGCTTGCCGGAGTCGGCGCTAAGTCGTCGCACACCGCCCAGCCATCTGTCACATCCACATGCCTCTTCAGCGCCATCAACGCCTCATTCGGCGGCCATCTCGACGAGCATGGCGCTGACCACCACACCCAACACGGTGCCATCGTCAGCCTTCAGTCGCGCCAGTCCCAGCGTGCAACTCTCGAGCGGTGCCGCTCAATCTGGCCctggtggcaacaacagcaacagcagcacgcCGAACAACTCCTCTgccgcagcagctgcagccgctgccgctgcccaTCGTGCTGCCTCGCCAGCCTCTAGCGTGGGCAGCCTAAGCCGGCAGAGTCCGCTGCATCCTGTGCCGCAATCCCCGCTGAGTCATCATCCCTCATCCTCGGCGTTGTCGGCTGCTGCGGCGGCGGTCGCCGAACGGGATCGACATGCGCTGATGCGCCAACAGTCACCGCACATGACGCCGCCGCCAGTGTC
This genomic interval carries:
- the LOC117788822 gene encoding arginine-glutamic acid dipeptide repeats protein isoform X4 — encoded protein: MAASTQGEIRVGPGHQVNDVYAKLPDYNPISSFPVDKETDERELEETRWSPGVVADGDLLMFLRAARSMAAFQGMCDGGLEDGCLAASRDDTTINALDVLHDSGYDPGKALQALVKCPVSKGIDKKWTEDETKKFIKGLRQFGKNFFRIHKDLLPHKDTPELVEFYYLWKKTPGANNNRPHRRRRQSALRRNRVTRANNTPPKKEDTPEPQAATTATAAASAAETASRSSPAVSKEENSSLTEDDASECDSDSSLTNKRDESPSRMRTRNKQQNNNNNSSSANATGGGGGSAAAASVNASANSSSKDQSSTSAGNANNSVANGKRPKRGTETPEVAAAAAAAGTSDSPKTPTKSVAEGSSNKRKGGKQDTPNKKKRTETETNSSSEQTNNSNEDNIKEKQRKRPDSPVESMNSDSRPDSVLDDGESNTTDTDGRTAEQQSSKDSKEINCKEEINAVTLSGDLDTKSELNEKSIKTEAPCAEDSKDAIKNMDEETNIQAPSNIQPLSLKPTHVDGLMKETSSLEAPPAVVTVAPPIAMKVPTIATVEALNASVDRDRKEAIEKMDICENEVAARDPELLKKLVSIKQETLPQQQQQQLQQQQLQQQQQQQQMQQQQQQQQQQQQQLPIVPPVSAASVPLQEPVYIKKEPMEDSMDATCNQNSNEPQDLKVKIEIKNEDHKINASGLPPTSSAPPPNSQMVGLHHSSADGMGAEPLHLQHLQHGPPTQPPAGYLIEGQLKYGPPGQAPPQPPPQLHSDPGSAGPTAPPQKYPGDMEMKYNEAAVKFEASGKFAPQELKYPVPPPLDALKYSQEMQAAAAAAAAVGKYDMKYMIEQQGKYPVELAPPKPGYQEALKIPDVKPGFAHLPHSIGSPLDGPGPPHKYAPPGQPGPPLDQQPPGATPPPTIAMPKPHYQHDVQTPPLGRPFEPAGLMLKYGDPLAAKYGPPQPQDLKYPMPPVSAAGGENLIKASPYGPPPESPIDASARSTPGQDSQGSNSNSNSQPPSSQPQQFQSPHPSPHMPSPAGGGLPPGMHPQNLISPHGHGPLPNSGAGSGPGPQPPTSLHQPVGSSVPGQGPPSLQHGLPPGPGGPHISIASSMPVAVSLGAPTLSTMAPSHVMHPHMHPHQHPHLQSLQSLHRPHPDLPPSMHPHAPMPMSLQAPGPPPPHSHGHPLAPSHAQQQQPGPGPAGTVRTPSPAQQQQPPRSLHEPPTSREPPSSHTSTAPSGGNSGINSGPGQGPGPMHQSPHTHRTSPLPGLAHPSGLIGHPMPIHPHLAHLPPGHPAHAALAHPGHHLLSHSIAGLSHGGGPIALLAGPGGLGGLPESALSRRTPPSHLSHPHASSAPSTPHSAAISTSMALTTTPNTVPSSAFSRASPSVQLSSGAAQSGPGGNNSNSSTPNNSSAAAAAAAAAAHRAASPASSVGSLSRQSPLHPVPQSPLSHHPSSSALSAAAAAVAERDRHALMRQQSPHMTPPPVSSASGLMASPLSKMYAPQPGQRGLGTSPPPHLRPGASPPVIRHPQMPLPLPLIAPGGGIPQIGVHPGQSPYPHPLLHPSVFYSPHHHNPFNSPYGYAPYGPSFPAYMKPPPPAGPLDPAAVMAAHHAGLPGPPPQSRQDEQNAAAAAAVAAEKQHAAVAAAAAAAQQQHQQQQHQQQQQQQQQQQQHKAPQQQQQTQQQQQQQQQQQQQGGPPQNKPPTPKTPQGPGSMGVGMGGPGTPTGLPPGAYPGSHIPGYPPPPHPSPFAPQDGQPHGLKPTSHMDALRAHAHSANSAGMGSAHHPTEPLPIDIEPDPEPEIPSPTHNIPRGPSPEAKPDDTECHRSQSAIFVRHIDRGDYNSCTRTDLIFKPVTDSKLARKREERDRKLAEKERERRQQQQQQQQQQQQQQQAAAQQAAQQAKMKAELKPPYADTPALRQLSEYARPHVAFSPVEQMVPYHHPMGPMYSRERELEEIKNAQAAAASQSRLDPHWMEYYRRGIHPSQFPLYANPAISQMERERLGIPPPHHVGMDPGEHMIRLTREYHAHSHTHLHLPLHPQPQPPEAGFQLPPNVGQYPRPNMLIPREPHSDVLLRMSYADQLQAAEFQRQSLHDQYFRNQLR